Genomic window (Flavobacterium oreochromis):
GGGAAGGAGCTCGTATGGAAGCTGCTGCCGCATTTGGTAATGATGGAATGTATATGGAGAAACTTATTGAAGAACCTCGTCATATAGAAATTCAAATTGTAGGGGATTCTTTCGGGAAAGCGTGTCACTTATCAGAAAGAGATTGTTCAGTACAACGTCGTCACCAAAAATTAACAGAAGAAACACCTTCTCCGTTTATGACAGATGAACTACGTCATAAAATGGGAGAAGCTGCTGTAAAAGCTGCTGAATATATTAGTTATGAAGGAGCTGGTACAGTGGAGTTTCTAGTAGATAAGCATCGTAATTTCTACTTTATGGAGATGAATACACGTATCCAAGTAGAACACCCAATTACAGAACAAGTTATTGACTACGATTTAATTCGCGAACAAATTTTAGTAGCGGCTGGTGTGCCAATTTCTGGTAAAAATTATTTGCCACAATTGCATTCTATAGAATGTCGTATTAATGCAGAGGATCCTTATAATGATTTCCGCCCATCTCCAGGTAAAATTACTGTTTTACACGCGCCAGGAGGTCATGGAGTGCGTTTAGATACACATGTTTATGCAGGATATACAATTCCTCCTAATTATGATTCAATGATTGCTAAATTGATCACTACAGCACAGACTCGTGAAGAGGCAATTGCTAAAATGAAACGTGCTTTAGATGAATTTGTAATAGAAGGAATTAAAACAACTATTCCTTTCCATAGACAGTTAATGGATGAGCCAGATTATGTGGCTGGTAATTATACTACAAAATTTATGGAGTCTTTTAAAATGAAAGAACCTAGAAATTAAAATATTGAGGCTGTGCAGTAAGGACAGCCTCTTTGTTTTAAAGTATTTTATAACTCTCTTTTTTATGTTTTAATAAAGTTAAGTGATAAAAAAAGGCTTGGAAAGCCAAGCCTAAAATATATTTTTTATAGTTTTAATTTGGATGCTATGTTAGAAGGTACTGCCTTTTTATTTAACATGATTGCTGTTGCTTTATATTTTGCAAATTCTTTAGTCATGTATAAATATCCTTTATAATCATTTGTTGTGCCCCAAGAATTTTTTACAATGTAATATTCTTTGCCGTTTTGATCTTTAGAGATACCCACAATGTGCATACCATGATCATCTGTTGTTGTGTAATTATCAAAAGCTTTCTGACGCATTTCTTCAGTTACAACCATTTCTTTTTTAGGACCATTGAACATATCTGCTTTTTCATCACTAGACATGTCTTCAAATTTTTTCTCAGGAACATAAGCTACACCATTTTTCCATGAAAAACTTTTTTCGCTAACATCTCCAGCCCATGCTACTGAGTAACCGTTTTTAAGAGCGTTATCGATAATATCAGTTAATTCATTCATTTTTACATTGTACACAAGATCAAAATTCCAGTTGTCAGGAACCATTAGTACAAATTTAGAATAATAAGGGTATTCTTGTAAAGAAGAAATTTCTACATAATCATCAGCGTTAACACCTACT
Coding sequences:
- the accC gene encoding acetyl-CoA carboxylase biotin carboxylase subunit; the encoded protein is MFKKILIANRGEIALRVIRTCREMGIKTVAVYSTVDADSLHVKFADEAVCIGPAPSNQSYLKMANIIAAAEITNADAIHPGYGFLSENAKFSKICQEHGIKFIGASPEMIEKMGDKATAKATMKAAGVPCVPGSDGILESLEEAKRVAKEIGYPVMMKATAGGGGKGMRAIWKEEELEKAWEGARMEAAAAFGNDGMYMEKLIEEPRHIEIQIVGDSFGKACHLSERDCSVQRRHQKLTEETPSPFMTDELRHKMGEAAVKAAEYISYEGAGTVEFLVDKHRNFYFMEMNTRIQVEHPITEQVIDYDLIREQILVAAGVPISGKNYLPQLHSIECRINAEDPYNDFRPSPGKITVLHAPGGHGVRLDTHVYAGYTIPPNYDSMIAKLITTAQTREEAIAKMKRALDEFVIEGIKTTIPFHRQLMDEPDYVAGNYTTKFMESFKMKEPRN